The following proteins are encoded in a genomic region of Glycine max cultivar Williams 82 chromosome 18, Glycine_max_v4.0, whole genome shotgun sequence:
- the ACCB-2 gene encoding biotin carboxyl carrier protein subunit, which translates to MASFTIPCPKCVVVPFAHLGLNSQTQQRNALGLKKSLSFGSLSSDSAPNGIQCLNKKQSSVWKLQAQPKEAVTVENSAPVQVNGPKIAPPEEKDDHNGKPSGPSTSADASSISAFMNQVSDLVKLVDSKDIMELQLKQANCELVIRKKEALLPPPATFVAPVSQPFPYPTNSLPAAPPPVATSTPASSPSSKAAPALPPAKASKSSHPALKCPMAGTFYRSPAPGEPPFVKVGDKVQKGQVICIIEAMKLMNEIEADQSGTVAEVVAEDGKPVSVDTPLFVIVP; encoded by the exons ATGGCGTCATTCACGATCCCTTGCCCCAAGTGCGTTGTTGTTCCTTTTGCTCATTTGGGACTGAACTCTCAGACCCAGCAACGGAACGCGCTGGGGTTGAAGAAATCGCTCTCATTTGGATCTTTGAGTAGTGATTCGGCGCCAAATGGGATTCAG TGCCTTAACAAGAAGCAATCTTCTGTCTGGAAGCTTCAAGCACAACCAAAAGAG GCTGTTACTGTTGAAAATTCTGCACCTGTACAGGTCAATGGACCTAAAATTGCTCCACCAGAAGAGAAGGATGACCATAATGGAAAACCCTCTGGTCCAAGCACTTCTGCTGATGCATCTTCAATTTCTGCATTTATGAACCAAGTTTCAGATCTTGTTAA ACTTGTGGACTCTAAAGATATTATGGAGCTGCAACTCAAGCAAGCAAACTGTGAACTCGTGATAAGAAAGAAGGAAGCTTTGCTGCCTCCACCAGCTACATTTGTAGCTCCAGTGTCACAACCATTTCCATATCCCACAAATTCTCTTCCAGCAGCACCACCTCCAGTTGCTACTTCCACTCCTGCAAGTTCTCCATCTTCAAAAGCAGCTCCTGCCTTACCTCCTGCAAAAGCAAGCAAATCATCTCATCCGGCACTGAAATGTCCAATGGCAGGAACCTTTTATCGAAGTCCAGCACCTGGCGAACCTCCATTTGTCAAG GTGGGAGATAAAGTGCAGAAGGGGCAGGTCATTTGCATTATTGAGGCTATGAAACTAATGAATGAAATTGAA GCTGATCAATCTGGAACAGTAGCTGAGGTTGTAGCAGAGGATGGGAAACCAGTCAGTGTAGACACG CCTCTTTTTGTAATTGTACCATGA